From Balneola sp. MJW-20:
TCGAGGTAGAGGCAGGCATGAGTGTTTTCATAGCCCCTTATATGAAGCATATGATCTCCAATCCGAATGAAGAACCCCTGGAAGGTATCGTAATCCTGTTTGGTGACAATATCGACTATGCAACCGGCCAGTCCTATCCCGATTACCTGGACGTTCATTATCAGAATCTCGGAGACAATGACCTTAGGGTACGCGCTATTGCTTCCGGTAATTAAACCTAAAACGATCATTTACTAAAGCCTCTTCGGAGGCTTTTTTGTACACTATTCAAATATCCAAAGTTAGGACTTTGGATAAGAAGGATTCATGCATCCTCGTTTCCAAGAGCCTTGATTCCCTCCAACAATGCCTCATATTCCTGCCGGCATTCCCCGCAATTATCAAGATGCTCTTTTAACAAAGGCATAGCATCGCCGGGCGATTTTCCTTTCAGTTCCATTTCTGCAAATATATGAAGCTCTTCAAAGCATTCATCACATCCGATCTCTGCTTCATGAGTGGCCGGTAGCTTACTCATGATTTTTGCTAATATTTCTTTACCTAACTTCATATGCTCCTGTAGTTCATTCTATAGATGCCTTAAGACTTCGTTTCCTTACATCTGATTTAAAACTTCTTCATGGTCGATCCCTTCCCTCTCGAGTTTTGATTTCAATCTCATGCGAGCATCATGCACCAGTTTGTAAATGGCATTTCGGTTACTTTGCATCATATCCGTAACTACCGTCATTGGGATCTGTTCGATCATAAGAAGCTGTAATACCTTCTTTTGTTTTTCAGTCAGTTCTTCTTCCATAATATCCATCACTTTCTGTACAAGTATGGATTCATGTGCCTGCTGATCCGGCTGAGCCTGTTGGTGTTCGATCTCAATGACATCCTTCTCGTCCGGATCATATCGGCTGTACTCCTCAAGCGAAATATCTTTATAACGTTTTTTCCGCAGTTCTGTATATCCCTCCCTCACGGCTACTTTCATTGCCCAGGTAGTAAACTTACTGTCGCCCCGAAAACTCTTGTAGTTATCAAGGATCTTAAGCAATGCATCCTGTGCGATATCTTTAACGAAATCATCCAGTCCCCGGTCTACATTTTTGTATAGGGAAGCTTTTAATCCCCGTATAAGAAAACTGCGCAGCTGATCTAATGCAGCCTCATCCGGAGGAGGTTCCAGCGCTCTGATCCAGTCATCATTTGTCTGATATGATTTCGATCGCCTTTTGAAGAATCTGACCATTTAGAACCCGAATTAATTAATTAACAACTGACCGGAATACGTATTCACCTGCCCGTATGATCATTCCGGGCATTATAATGAAGGTATTTTCTAATTCATACTAATAAAAGTTGTTGCCTTGTAATTGTCACCAAGGATAAATTATTAACTTAATGAGAGGGTTTGCAGGAAGGATTCCATTTGCATTACTGATCGACAGATCACATTCATTGCTTTTCCCGAAATAAAAAAAGCCGGCCTGATTGAACAGACCGGCTTTCACAACCAACCACAAACTAGACATTTTCAAAACTGATTTGCTCAGACTGAAAAGCTTCATCCAATGGAGTCTCAGCAATATGATTTGTGTAATTACTGAGTGTTTTTAGCGTCACGATCAGATTCACCTCAAGCACCTGCTTTACCGAATAACCGGCATCCAGGAAAGTACTTAGATCCTCTTGATTTACATGCCCTCTCTTCCTGACTACTGTCTGAGTATAATTGACCAAGGCATCAAGCTTTTCATCAGGCAGCGAATCTCCGTAACGCACTGCATTGACGATCCCCTCATCTACGTTCAGGTTATTTTTGAGTATCACAGAATGAATGGCACTGCAATAATCACACTCATTCTCTATACTTGCAGCTAAAATCGCAAGTTGCTGTTCAGCAGGTGTAAAACTTGTCTTACCAACTATATTACTGAGAGTTAGATATCCTTCCAGTACTGCCGGTGCTTCTGCAAATTCCCCCAGCAGGTTCGGTATAAAGCCAAAATTCTTTTCGGCATTTTCAAGCAGAGTTTTTGAACCTTCCGGTGCATTGTCGGTATTGTATATTCTGAATTTCATAATAGTATCTGTTTTTTTAATTAAAAATTATTCACAGGTACTATGATGAGGTCACGGCAAAACATCTTACCCCGGTTTTAATATTAATTCATGAAGTAAGAATTTCTTAAACTAAGTCGCCAAAGTACTGAACCCGAATAAACAACTCTGTTTTATGTTCAATCAATTGGAAAGATTATCAGGTTTTGCACATTAGTTACCAAGATTAGCATTGGCAGCTATCTTTATTATCACTGATTACCCAAGATCTTCATGACTCAGGATGTATCTTGGATGACCGGAATGCCCTTTATTATGGTTCTGCTGTTCGGATTAGCTGAACTATCGGGGCATTATTATGGGGTCGATTTGGTCCTATTTGGCAACAAGAATTACAGGACTGATCTTAACGATCGTTACGATCGGTACCATAATTATAGTTCATGCTCAGTTCGGATGGAGCTCCATTAATATGGGTAACAATGGTGGTCGTGATATGGAATTTCAGGTACTGATCATTGCCATGTCGGTTTTGTATTCGATCAGAGGTAATTATTTAAATAAAAGTATCCTCACTGATCAGACAAACTGATCTGCAAATGTACCCACTTTTCCAAAGTCAGGACTTTGGAAAAGTGGTGACTAAGGATCAGTTTATTTTCTCCACCGTCTCGCCGCAATTATGCATCATGGAGCCATAAAAAGGATTTGCAATATCTTCTTCATCACTGATCCAGCTGCTGCCTCCGTCATACATTGGACAGAACTGTTTGTATAAAGTACCTTCATACCCCTCCTCTTCGATCCTTTTAATAAGATCTTCAGAGAGAGCTTTGAAGTCTGCTCTTAGTCCCTCGATATCACTATATCTTTCATCCGAAAAGATAGTCATAATTTGCCGGGCCTCTTCAAACTGATCCAGTGTCAAAGCTTTTCTCAGTTTCAGGTATTCCGGTACCAGCACACTTAATGAATCATCATCCATCTGATGTTCTGAATGATCCATTACGGGATTCGAAGTTTCTTCATTCATATTCATACTGCTATGGTCATGCGCTCCACGATTGGCCCCGGTTCCCGGCTCCCTGTTCATCATGCTGAGCTTGTCGCTAAGCTGTGCAGCTGCGTCCACTTTAAAGGTACCGTTTGTTACTACCTCTTCACCCTCTTCCAATCCGGATAAGATCACATAACTCTCGCCTGCACGGTTACCCAGCACCACTTCTCTGCCTTCAAAAGCAGGAGTATCGGAAGTGGAAACATCCACAAATACCACTGAACGCGACCCGGTCCAAAGTACGGCACTTCGGGGGACCATCAGCTGTTCCTTCCCTTCATATTCGGATACGACTATTCCTTCTGCATACATTCCCGGCTTCATTCGGACCTGATCATTTTCAGCGGTGACGCGTACATTAACGGTTCTCGACTCCTCATCCAGGAAGGGCTCGATAAAATTCACCTCACCTGCAAATGATTGTCCCGGCAGTGAACTCACTGTAAAGCGGATCTCGTCACCCTGCTCCAGCTGACTTACCTCAGCTTCATATGCCTCGAACTCCAGCCAGATTTCAGAAAGGTCTGCGATCCGGTATAGCATAGACCCAACATTGATATGATCTTCCCGCGAAATATTGATCTGAGATACATATCCTGATACCGGCGAGAAGAAATCCAGCTCTTCCATGACCTCACCCGATCGTTCGATCTGGTCAATCGTTTCCACCGGAAATTCCCAGAGGATCAGTTTACGACGGGCTGCCTCATATAATCGGGGATTCTGCTCTTTATAACGAACGGTTTCCAGCAACTCACGCTGTGCAGTGATCAGCTCGGGTGAATAGATGGATGCCAGTTTCTGTCCTTTCCGGACGTAATCTCCCATATAATCCACATAGAGCTCACGTACCCGTCCTGGAAAATGAGCCGTCACATTTGAGACCAGTTTCTGATTAACAACTACTTTACCCGGCAGCCTGCTTTCTGAGACAGGTCTAGCCATTCGAACCGGAGTTGTCTGTATATCGGCCAGTGCCAGGGCAGCTTGCGAGAAACTAATTGCATTCT
This genomic window contains:
- a CDS encoding RNA polymerase sigma factor, producing the protein MVRFFKRRSKSYQTNDDWIRALEPPPDEAALDQLRSFLIRGLKASLYKNVDRGLDDFVKDIAQDALLKILDNYKSFRGDSKFTTWAMKVAVREGYTELRKKRYKDISLEEYSRYDPDEKDVIEIEHQQAQPDQQAHESILVQKVMDIMEEELTEKQKKVLQLLMIEQIPMTVVTDMMQSNRNAIYKLVHDARMRLKSKLEREGIDHEEVLNQM
- a CDS encoding efflux RND transporter periplasmic adaptor subunit, producing MKTRNLIIYTGLIFGGLLIGYLIFGGSEEPQTLDEHIAESHTNAEGEIVYTCSMHPQVRQNEPGNCPICGMELIRAADAGQDESGALSENAISFSQAALALADIQTTPVRMARPVSESRLPGKVVVNQKLVSNVTAHFPGRVRELYVDYMGDYVRKGQKLASIYSPELITAQRELLETVRYKEQNPRLYEAARRKLILWEFPVETIDQIERSGEVMEELDFFSPVSGYVSQINISREDHINVGSMLYRIADLSEIWLEFEAYEAEVSQLEQGDEIRFTVSSLPGQSFAGEVNFIEPFLDEESRTVNVRVTAENDQVRMKPGMYAEGIVVSEYEGKEQLMVPRSAVLWTGSRSVVFVDVSTSDTPAFEGREVVLGNRAGESYVILSGLEEGEEVVTNGTFKVDAAAQLSDKLSMMNREPGTGANRGAHDHSSMNMNEETSNPVMDHSEHQMDDDSLSVLVPEYLKLRKALTLDQFEEARQIMTIFSDERYSDIEGLRADFKALSEDLIKRIEEEGYEGTLYKQFCPMYDGGSSWISDEEDIANPFYGSMMHNCGETVEKIN
- a CDS encoding carboxymuconolactone decarboxylase family protein, which codes for MKFRIYNTDNAPEGSKTLLENAEKNFGFIPNLLGEFAEAPAVLEGYLTLSNIVGKTSFTPAEQQLAILAASIENECDYCSAIHSVILKNNLNVDEGIVNAVRYGDSLPDEKLDALVNYTQTVVRKRGHVNQEDLSTFLDAGYSVKQVLEVNLIVTLKTLSNYTNHIAETPLDEAFQSEQISFENV